A portion of the Toxoplasma gondii ME49 chromosome VIIb, whole genome shotgun sequence genome contains these proteins:
- a CDS encoding ankyrin, putative (encoded by transcript TGME49_261590) produces MVLCCSRGAKHVGEDVWSDLGNAAYTGNLPRMIQQLSNGGDVTAADANGFTPIHRAAQSGNFEAVQLLLKCGADARCSATNGETPLHIAAFHRNAKTVKLLLETDAKADVNKQNTDHGMTPLHVAVYRGCPEIVDLLLAAGANPDITAKGQTTLNLAEFGNSQELQGRSSPSAKHHDTLLLLQNRLKS; encoded by the exons ATGGTGCTATGTTGCTCGCGAGGTGCGAAACACGTAGGAGAGGATGTTTGGAGCGATCTTGGCAACGCTGCGTACACAGGCAATTTGCCTCGCATGATACAGCAACTGAGCAACGGCGGCGATGTCACCGCAGCAGATGCG AATGGTTTCACTCCAATTCATCGTGCAGCACAGTCGGGGAACTTCGAGGCAGTGCAGCTCCTCTTAAAATGTGGCGCTGACGCCCGTTGTTCAGCAACG AATGGAGAGACGCCTCTTCACATTGCTGCTTTCcacagaaacgcaaaaaCTGTCAAGCTCCTGCTGGAGACGGACGCGAAGGCGGACGTCAACAAGCAAAATACGGAT CACGGCATGACGCCGCTGCATGTTGCAGTCTACAGGGGTTGCCCCGAAATTGTCGACCTCCTTTTGGCAGCCGGTGCAAATCCCGATATCACTGCAAAG GGCCAGACGACCCTGAACTTAGCGGAATTTGGGAATTCACAAGAGTTGCAAGGACGCTCTTCACCCTCCGCCAAACACCACGAtactcttcttctgcttcagaATCGACTCAAGTCTTGA
- a CDS encoding histone H2AX (encoded by transcript TGME49_261580~Gene product name based on ToxoDB Community Expert Annotation.) — protein MSAKGAGGRKKTSSGKKVSRSAKAGLQFPVSRIGRYLKKGRYAKRVGVGAPVYLAAVLEYLCAEILELAGNAARDHKKTRIIPRHIQLAVRNDEELSKFLGGVTIANGGVMPHVHAVLLPKHSKSKGKHGVSQEF, from the coding sequence ATGTCCGCCAAAGGTGCAGGAGGTCGTAAGAAGACCAGCAGCGGCAAGAAAGTGTCGCGCTCGGCCAAGGCTGGTCTGCAGTTTCCCGTGTCCCGAATTGGAAGATACCTGAAGAAGGGACGTTATGCGAAACGCGTTGGCGTTGGCGCGCCCGTGTACCTCGCTGCGGTGCTGGAGTACCTTTGCGCCGAGATTCTCGAGTTGGCGGGGAACGCGGCACGTGACcacaagaagacgagaatCATCCCCCGCCACATCCAACTCGCTGTgcgcaacgatgaagaaCTGAGCAAGTTCCTTGGAGGGGTCACGATTGCAAACGGAGGAGTGATGCCCCATGTGCATGCCGTTCTGCTGCCCAAGCACTCAAAGTCCAAGGGCAAGCATGGTGTGTCCCAGGAGTTCTAA
- the RPL7A gene encoding ribosomal protein RPL7A (encoded by transcript TGME49_261570), translated as MASMKKGSAAAKGSSGGKKKLPAAPLAGKSGKKVQKSPIFAKTPRSFRVGGNIQPRRDLSRFVKWPKYILLQRQRRVLMQRLKVPPAINQFTHTLDKNQTSQLMRLLAKYKPETRAEKKQRLLQEAERQSAGGAAGGKKPVMIKYGINHVTDLIEIKKAKLVVIAHDVTPVELVCFIPQLCRKKEVPYCIVKGKSRLGQLVHQKNCPVLAIDNVRKEDQAELEAQCKIYRAMFNDNSEVRRRWGGGINGIKSQHAQQKKEKLINIELKKKMGLQLA; from the exons ATG GCGTCCATGAAGAAGGGATCGGCTGCCGCCAAGGGTAGCAgcggagggaagaagaagctgccaGCGGCGCCCTTGGCCGGCAAGTCTGGCAAGAAGGTCCAGAAGTCTCCGATCTTCGCTAAGACGCCGAGAAGCTTCCGTGTTGGTGGAAACATCCAGCCGAGACGCGACCTCAGCCG aTTCGTCAAGTGGCCGAAGTACATTCTGCTCCAACGGCAGCGCAGAGTGCTGATGCAGCGCCTGAAGGTCCCCCCTGCGATCAACCAGTTCACACACACTCTGGACAAGAACCAGACCTCTCAGCTCATGCGTCTGCTCGCCAAGTACAAGCCTGAGACTCGCgctgagaagaagcagcgtcttctgcaggaggccgagagacagagtgcTGGCGGTGCTGCTGGTGGAAAGAAGCCCGTCATGATCAAATACGGTATCAACCATGTGACAGATCTGATTGAGATCAAGAAGGCGAAACTTGTTGTCATCGCGCACGACGTCACCCCCGTCGAGCTTGTCTGCTTTATCCCCCAGCTTTGCCGCAAGAAGGAG GTGCCGTACTGCATCGTCAAGGGCAAGAGCAGACTCGGACAATTGGTCCACCAGAAGAACTGCCCTGTGCTCGCCATTGATAACGTCAGAAAGGAG GACCAAGCCGAGTTGGAGGCACAGTGCAAGATCTACCGCGCTATGTTCAACGACAACTCCGAAGTCCGCAGACGCTGGGGCGGTGGCATCAACGGCATCAAGTCGCAGCACGcccagcagaagaaggagaagctgaTCAACATtgagttgaagaagaagatgggtCTTCAGCTTGCTTGA
- the TBPIP gene encoding Tat binding protein 1(TBP-1)-interacting protein TBPIP (encoded by transcript TGME49_261560), with the protein MGTQKTTGAPPQNSTIPGGREFNSNGRKRTYTKSGDKQDKVKKSKKKGVDCSTGGTSSYSRKDTSPRQRNTVAPLEPEQMISGKQTANQPVKGNNPVVAEEKGGASKDIRKSTDPDGDEVNQHVVRGSKKNSPTDKADADHVTLEAASDHILELPLSSANPQSAEVEHKNSASTTGNGCSSMGKPTADIRKDLTEMVADKPHKPAKPRGRTKGSTKKQGLPNEISGARAEKQNCFTGSASASTNTHGPLHGEDYATTDTHHEKENLLNQKVPFICTLPSQNESSSKAGIQFCVESLPTVSGVDSHRLHSDVYDPSNEETSIGLTRTSSDESRGTGNDTVSEIDTPTQEQLSIKRPPELEKNGGGDIISTIAAKKTHKGSRAGVKCQKTDKNDNVNNSFPPSERILCYMKEQNRPYNAQIVFDNLKKSIKKPDVERILEDLVAQGSLIVKDIGKMKVYMYEQSQFGHKMTPEEMSAADRQISALTEEIQQIEVELRVQKASLSKREADTAAVEQSDSIQKEINDLKVVLCKATGNLSAPALTADDMNKTKVSHRMLHAEWARRKKICMDILGQISEATGQSVEELVQRLGVEIDEDYIPDDAYTSYS; encoded by the exons ATGGGAACACAGAAGACCACTGGAGCTCCGCCCCAGAACAGCACCATTCCCGGTGGCAGGGAGTTCAACAGCAACGGCAGGAAAAGGACCTACACCAAGAGCGGAGACAAACAAGACAAAGTTAAGAAGTCCAAGAAAAAAGGCGTGGATTGTAGTACTGGCGGCACGAGCAGTTACAGCAGGAAGGATACAAGTCCACGCCAACGGAACACCGTGGCGCCATTGGAGCCAGAGCAAATGATTTCAGGGAAGCAAACAGCAAATCAACCCGTTAAAGGAAATAATCCAGTTGTGGCCGAGGAGAAAGGTGGGGCAAGCAAAGACATAAGAAAAAGTACTGATCCTGATGGCGACGAGGTGAATCAACATGTTGTAAGGGgttcgaagaaaaacagccCGACGGACAAAGCCGACGCCGATCACGTGACGCTTGAAGCCGCATCCGACCACATACTCGAGTTGCCACTGTCCTCAGCCAATCCCCAAAGCGCTGAAGTCGAACACAAAAATTCTGCCTCTACGACCGGCAACGGTTGTTCATCTATGGGGAAGCCCACAGCAGACATCCGGAAAGACCTTACTGAAATGGTGGCTGATAAGCCCCATAAACCAGCGAAACCAAGAGGCAGGACCAAGGGGTCAACAAAGAAGCAAGGATTGCCAAATGAGATATCTGGTGCTCGTGCTGAGAAACAAAACTGCTTTACTGGGTCCGCATCGGCAAGCACTAACACTCATGGACCACTCCATGGTGAAGATTATGCAACAACAGATACTCACCATGAAAAGGAGAACCTGCTGAATCAAAAAGTTCCCTTCATTTGCACATTACCATCACAGAACGAATCGTCTTCAAAGGCAGGAATACAATTTTGTGTGGAATCTCTTCCAACCGTGTCAGGAGTTGACAGTCATCGTCTACATTCAGATGTATATGACCCTTCCAATGAAGAGACTTCAATTGGCTTGACGAGAACGTCTTCAGACGAAAGCCGTGGAACAGGAAACGATACCGTTTCTGAAATAGACACTCCTACACAAGAACAACTGTCGATCAAGCGTCCCCCTGAGttggagaagaacggaggggGGGATATAATTAGCACAATCGCTGCAAAAAAGACGCACAAAGGTAGTCGAGCTGGCGTTAAGTGTCAGAAGACCGACAAGAACGATAACGTGAATAACTCATTCCCACCGTCTGAACGCATCCTTTGCTACATGAAAGAACAAAATCGTCCATACAACGCCCAGATC GTTTTTGATAACCTAAAAAAATCAATAAAAAAACCGGATGTCGAAAGAATTCTCGAGGACCTGGTGGCGCAAGGCTCGCTGATCGTCAAAGACATCGGGAAAATGAAA GTTTATATGTACGAACAGTCCCAGTTTGGACACAAGATGACACCCGAGGAGATGAGTGCTGCCGACAGGCAAATAAGCG CGCTCACAGAAGAGATTCAACAAATCGAAG TTGAGTTAAGAGTACAGAAGGCATCTTTAAGCAAGCGTGAAGCTGACACTGCGGCAGTAGAACAGAGTGATTCCATTCAAAAAGAAATAAACGATT TGAAGGTCGTCCTGTGTAAGGCCACAGGGAACCTGAGCGCACCTGCGCTGACAGCCGATGACATGAATAAAACGAAGGTGTCACACCGCATGCTGCACGCAGAATGGGCACGCCGAAAGAAGATCTGCATGGATATATTGGGTCAGATATCTGAGGCTACGGGCCAGAGTGTGGAAGAACTTGTGCAGCGGTTAGGTGTGGAGATAGATGAAGATTACATTCCCGATGACGCATATACGTCCTACTCATGA